TGAGATTTTGTATTGTTTTTTGGTTTCACTTGTGAAGGACAGAACTTTACGGTGGGAGGAGATAGCATGTGCCATAAAGTGGAGATTACGGATACGACGCTGCGTGACGCTCACCAAAGCTTATGGGCCACCAGGATGCGAACTGAGGATATGCTCCCCATTGCTGAGAAGCTGGATGAGGTTGGATACCATTCTTTAGAGGTATGGGGCGGAGCGACTTTTGATGTATGCCTCCGGTACTTGAACGAAGACCCTTGGGAGCGCCTGCGGACTTTGAAGAAATATTTCAAAAAGACTAAGCTGCAGATGCTCCTGCGGGGGCAGTCGCTGGTCGGTTACCAGCATTACCCCGATGACGTAGTGGAAGCTTTTTGTTATAAGGCTGTGGAAAACGGTATTGACATTATCAGGATTTTTGATGCTTTAAACGACACCCGCAACCTGGAAGTGCCTATCAGAATGGCCAAAAAAGCCGGGGCCCATGTACAGACGGCGATTTCCTATACTGTCAGTCCTGTACATACCTTGGAACATTACCTGCAAACGGCGCTGGCTTTCAAGCAAATGGGCGCTGATTCCATTTGCATAAAAGATATGGCCGGACTTTTATCACCCTACAAAGCTTATGAATTGGTTAAAATGATTAAGGAAAAGGTTGATATCCTTGTTCAATTGCACTGCCATTACATTGGAGGTATGGCTGTCGGAGCCTATCTGAAGGGTGTTGAAGCCGGGGCCGACGTGATTGATACGGCATCGGTACCTTTGGCTTTTGGCGCCTCTCAACCGCCTGTGGAAACGGTAGTAAGGGCTCTCCAGGAATCTCCCTATGATACAAGTCTCGATATCCATCTTTTGTTTGAAGTGGCCAAGTATTTCGAAGATTTAAGGAAACGGCACGGTTTTGAACGGGGTGTTACCAGAATTACGGACATGCGTGTCTTTGATCACCAGGTGCCCGGCGGCATGATTTCCAACCTGGTGTCCCAACTGGAAGAACAAAAGGCATTGCATAAGATTCACGAAGTGCTTGAAGAAATCCCCCGGGTTCGGGAAGACCTTGGTTACCCGCCTCTGGTCACTCCTACCAGCCAGATTGTCGGTACCCAGGCAGTGTTAAACGTATTAACAGGAGAAAGATACAAGTTGGTGCCGGGTGAAGTGAAAGCGTACGTACGAGGGGAATATGGCAATCCTCCTGTACCTATTAAAGAAGAAATAGTTGAGAAAATACTTGGTGAGGGCAAAACCAATATGATTAAGTGCCGCCCTGCTGATTTATTGGAACCCAGAATGGATAAACTAAGGAAAGAAGTGGAAGGCATTGCCCGGTCAGAAGAGGATGTCCTGTCATATGCCTT
The Thermincola ferriacetica DNA segment above includes these coding regions:
- the accB gene encoding acetyl-CoA carboxylase biotin carboxyl carrier protein, which encodes MCHKVEITDTTLRDAHQSLWATRMRTEDMLPIAEKLDEVGYHSLEVWGGATFDVCLRYLNEDPWERLRTLKKYFKKTKLQMLLRGQSLVGYQHYPDDVVEAFCYKAVENGIDIIRIFDALNDTRNLEVPIRMAKKAGAHVQTAISYTVSPVHTLEHYLQTALAFKQMGADSICIKDMAGLLSPYKAYELVKMIKEKVDILVQLHCHYIGGMAVGAYLKGVEAGADVIDTASVPLAFGASQPPVETVVRALQESPYDTSLDIHLLFEVAKYFEDLRKRHGFERGVTRITDMRVFDHQVPGGMISNLVSQLEEQKALHKIHEVLEEIPRVREDLGYPPLVTPTSQIVGTQAVLNVLTGERYKLVPGEVKAYVRGEYGNPPVPIKEEIVEKILGEGKTNMIKCRPADLLEPRMDKLRKEVEGIARSEEDVLSYALFPQVALKFFEWRKNHENDADDDIPDEVIEEAGAEQTDIQQVSSSNVSKGVEEVNLNEIKELIKLLGETDITELHLESAGVKVAIKKGSTGQLGAPVFEATGDVQAEKAEKAPKPVIEKSRDTSNLIPITAPMVGTFYRRPAPDAEPFVEVGQMVSEGQPVCIIEAMKLMNEIESEVAGKIVEVLVEDGQPVEYGQTLFLVEKA